From one Deinococcus sp. QL22 genomic stretch:
- a CDS encoding IS3 family transposase (programmed frameshift), with translation MTASKNHYTAEFKEEAVRLVISSQKSCAEIARNLGVPPYLVVRWKQHHEQQGAVGRPQFTGRGVAALSEQEARFKKLERELEITRQERDILKKAPGLLRQRPLIYGFIEQHRHEYSIERLCKTLGVGVSGYFAWWRRPKNCYRVEDVALTEAIRTIHQVSRGTYGAPRVQAALVDEGKQVSRARITRLMKAAGLKARCKRKFRVTTNSKHPHPVAENLLNREFVAEQPNQKWVTDITYLPVAEGWMYLAVVMDLFSRKIVGWAMRATLQTELVVAALDMAQQIRRPGQGLLHHSDQGIQYASREYRQALERLQALQSMSRKGDCWDNAAMESFFATLKLELELDTAQGNRADTRNLVFEWIEVFYNRERRHSSLGYRSPTRFEQHRATLN, from the exons ATGACCGCCAGTAAAAACCACTACACCGCCGAGTTCAAAGAAGAAGCCGTGCGTCTGGTGATCAGCAGCCAGAAAAGCTGCGCTGAGATCGCCCGCAACTTGGGTGTTCCACCGTATTTAGTCGTACGCTGGAAACAGCATCACGAGCAACAAGGGGCGGTGGGCCGCCCCCAATTCACCGGACGCGGCGTCGCCGCGTTGAGTGAGCAGGAAGCGCGGTTCAAGAAGCTAGAACGAGAGCTGGAAATTACCCGTCAGGAACGCGATATTCTGAAAAAAGCAC CTGGCCTTCTTCGCCAAAGACCACTAATTTACGGGTTCATTGAGCAGCATCGGCATGAGTACAGCATTGAGCGGCTGTGCAAGACGCTCGGTGTCGGGGTCAGTGGCTATTTTGCGTGGTGGAGAAGGCCCAAAAACTGCTATCGGGTGGAAGACGTCGCTCTGACCGAGGCCATTCGAACCATTCATCAAGTCAGTAGGGGCACCTACGGTGCCCCTCGTGTCCAAGCCGCACTCGTGGACGAGGGAAAACAGGTCAGCCGAGCACGAATTACTCGGCTGATGAAGGCAGCGGGACTGAAGGCTCGCTGCAAGCGGAAATTTCGCGTGACCACCAATTCAAAACACCCGCACCCAGTGGCCGAAAATCTACTGAATCGCGAATTTGTTGCCGAACAACCCAATCAGAAATGGGTGACGGATATTACCTATTTACCCGTGGCTGAGGGCTGGATGTACCTCGCTGTGGTGATGGATCTGTTCTCTCGCAAAATCGTGGGTTGGGCCATGCGGGCCACCCTGCAGACCGAGTTGGTCGTCGCTGCGCTGGACATGGCACAGCAGATTCGGCGTCCTGGACAAGGATTGCTCCATCATTCGGACCAGGGAATTCAATATGCGAGTCGCGAGTATCGACAAGCACTGGAGCGCCTCCAGGCGCTCCAAAGTATGAGCCGAAAGGGAGACTGCTGGGACAACGCGGCGATGGAGAGCTTCTTCGCCACCCTCAAGCTGGAACTGGAACTCGACACAGCACAAGGAAACCGCGCTGACACACGTAATCTGGTCTTTGAGTGGATTGAGGTGTTTTACAACCGCGAGCGTCGTCACTCTAGCTTGGGGTACCGCTCACCGACTCGCTTTGAGCAACACCGCGCCACACTGAACTGA
- a CDS encoding cyclic-di-AMP receptor, with amino-acid sequence MKLVLAVIQDADASALVRVLTTNAFDVTKLASTGGFLREGNTTLMVGVTDERLADLKRHVQQTCRARTRLVTPGVPMGEQHEGLSGDPIEVAVGGAVMFVMDVQEFVKI; translated from the coding sequence ATGAAGCTCGTGCTGGCGGTGATTCAAGACGCAGACGCCTCTGCGTTGGTTCGGGTGCTGACCACGAACGCGTTTGACGTCACGAAACTCGCCAGCACCGGCGGATTCCTGCGCGAAGGCAACACCACCCTGATGGTTGGCGTCACCGATGAGCGGCTGGCCGATTTAAAACGGCATGTGCAGCAGACCTGCCGCGCCCGCACCCGCCTCGTCACTCCCGGCGTGCCGATGGGCGAGCAGCACGAAGGCTTATCCGGCGATCCCATCGAAGTGGCTGTCGGCGGCGCGGTCATGTTCGTGATGGACGTGCAGGAGTTCGTCAAGATTTAA